CAGGTCGAAGCGGACCCGGTCGGTCAGGCCGAGCCGGGCTCGGGTGGTGTGCAGTCGGTGCACGGCGATGTGGGCGAACGAGCACCAGATGTCGGAGAAGACGACGATCACACCCTGCTGCGGGGTGAGGTCGACATCGGTGGTGGCCGTCATGGTGTGGTCCTTTCGCTGGGGTGCGGCGCTGCCGGGTTGTCGGCGGATGGGGCGGGCTCGGTGAATCCGCCCTGCTGCTCGTAACGGGCGAGCACGGCCTCGACCTCCAGGTCCTCCTCGGGAAGCCAGGGGTCCATCGAGGGCACGGCCAACACCGTCTCGATCAGTTCCTGCGTGCGGTCGTGGGCGGTCGGGGAGTGCGAACTCAGGACGGTGGCGGGGCCGAGTCGACGGATCTCGTCGAGCGATCGATCCCACTTGGCCTGGTCGGCCAGCGCGGTCCATGGGGCGTTCGCCCTGGTGAACAGCGCCATGCCCTGAAGGAATTCGTCGCGGTCGGCGTCGCGGGAGTCCTCGACCATCTCGGGTAGCACGGTGCCGAAGGAGTCGGCGGTGAACAGTGCCGTGCTGCGATGGTCGTACACGCCGATGGTCGAGGGTGAGTCGTAGGACGGCGGTCTCAGCAGGCTGAAACCACGGTTGCCCAGCTCGATCGTGCGGCCGGGATTGACGGTGCGGACCCGATGGCGGGGAACGTCCCATTCCTCGCCGAGCCGGGACACCGATAAGGCGTTGGTGATGACCGTGGCCTGCGGGGCGGCCATCAGTACCTCTTTGAGGTTGCCGCAGTGATCCCGGTCGTCGTGGGTGATGAAGATCCAGCGCAGGTCGCGCGGATCGACCAGCGACCACAGGGCGTTCTCGAAGTGGGCGCGGTCCACGGCCAGGCCCGTGTCGATGAGCACGGGCTCGCTGCCGGTGATCAGGAAGGCGTTCACCGGCAGCAGGCCGAGCCCGCCGAGCGGCAGATGCGAGGGCAGCACGTGGACATCCGGGGCGGCACGGTAGGACTCTCGGAAATTCGACAGCACCGAAAACGACTCCTTAGCACCAGAATCACGACGGCCACCGCCGCCGATCAGGTCAATTGGACGAGGACCGACCCCGCGATCAGCAGAACGAGCCCGATGCCGCGCCGCAGCGTCGGCGTCCGCCGAGGCATCCGGAACAGGCCGAAGTGGTCGATCAACGCGGAGAAGAGCTGCTGGCCGGTGACGGTGAGGGCGATGGTGGTCGCCGCACCGATCTCCGGGATGAGCAGGAACGTCGCCGTCACGTAGGCGGCCGCGCAGGCGCCGCCCAACCAACCCCACCAGGGCATCCTGCTCAGCGGGGCGAACTGCGGCCTCGGGGTGCGGCGTAGTGCGAGCATCACCAGCAGCACGATCGCGATGGTGATGCTGGCGACGATGAAGCTGAACAGGGCAACGGTGATCGGGGCTTCCAGGTCGGCGCGAAGCCTGCCGTTGATCGCACCCTGGATCGGCAGTACCGCGCCCGCCACGATGCCCAGCGCGATCCAACCGATGCCCGCCACCGGCGACGGAGCCGCCGGGGCCTTGACCGCCGCGCCGAGCGACTTGCCGGACGTGGTGCTCTCGGCGGCGGCGGCGGTCGGGACGGGTGCCGGCGGCTTCGGTCGACCGATGATCGCCACGATGCCCGCCAGCACCACGAGCGCACCCAGCACGATGCCGGGAGTCAACGGCTGTTGCGGGACGCCCAGCAGCCCGAACAGGTCCAAGGCCAGCGAGGCGAACACCTGTCCGGTGACGAACAGGCCCGCGGCGGCCAGCGCACCGAGTCGAGGGAACAGCAGGATGCCGCTGGTGATGTAGAGCGGGCTGGCCAGACCGCCGAGCAGGTGCCACCAGGTGACATCCGGGATCAGGGCCAGCGCGCCGATGGTGCCGACCGCGATCGCGAGGATCGCCAGCAACACGGTCGCCACGATCAGCTGAACGGTCGATGCGCCGTACGGGGTCTTGATCGCCGCGTTGAGTTGGAGGTTGACGGAGGCCTGCACCGCGAGGAGGCAGCCCGCGAGTAGCGCGGTCGCGAGTAGTGCGAGGTACATGTTCCACCCTGCCGAGATTCCCGGGATCGAAGTGAACCGTCCGTCCACTTAAAGTGGAGCACGTGTCCACTTCGGAGTGAACTGTAGGTGTAAATAAGACGGGTGTCCACTTAGTTGTCCGCGTACTGTGTCCGGCATGGTCACGGACGACCACGCTGGTAGCTCCAACGGTCTGCGACCGCACACGGCGGCGCCGCCCGAGGACCACCGCGTGAACCTGCTGGCGGAAGACCCCTCGGACAGGCGTCAGGAACGCGCCGACGCGGCCCGCAACCGCGCTCGGGTACTCGAAGCCGCCGAACGACTGTTCTCCGAGCGCGACCCCAGAACGGTCACCATGCGCGACATCGCCCGCGCCGCCAAAGTCGGCCGCGCGACGCTGTACCGCCGCTACCCCGACCCCGCCGCCGTGGCCGTCGCACTGCTGGACGAACACGAACGCATCCTGCAAGACCGGCTGATCTCCGGACCGCCGCCGCTGGGCCCCGGCTGCGCGCCCACCGACCGGCTGATCGCCTTCATCGAGGCGATGCTCGACCTCGTCGACCGACACCTGCACCTGGCCCTGCGCGCCGAGACCGGCGCCTCCCGGCTGAACACCGGCGCCTACCGCTTCTTCCGCTCCCACGTCCGGTCGCTGGTGCGGGAGGCCGACGTCGGCAGCCCCGAGGCGATGGCCGACATCCTGTTGGCGCCGCTGGCCCCCGACGTCTACGAGTTCCAACGCGGTCGCATCGGCCTGACCAAGGCCGAGATCCTCGACTCGCTGACCCTCGTCGCCCGCCGGACCATGACCGTCCCCTGACCGCAGGCCGGACTCGGCCGACGGGAGCACTCCCGCCCCGTCGGCCGAACCCCAGAACACGCTGGTCACCTCGGCGACTCGTGCTCGGCCACCGACACCCGCAGCGGGCCGCAGGGCGGACCGCTCAACTGCTGACCGGTCAGCAGATCGAAGGTCGAATAGTGCAGCGGACAGGTGATGCTCATCCGCTTCGGATCGACCCGGCCGAAGCGCATCCGACCCTTGCGATGCGGGCACTCGCTCGCCGCGATCACCCGCCTCTCGGGTGTCTCGACCAGGATCTCGTCGGGACCGATCTGCCGAACCACCACGGACCCGCGTCTCATGCGGGAACCCGTTGCCTGGCCCGGCCGAACGACGCCTCGGTCGCCTCGGCGACGATCCGACTCGTCAGCTGCACGCCCGCCCACACCTTCGCCAATTCCACGGGCCGCTCCCGCTGCAACGCATAGATCGCGGATCGCATCTGCGTGCTGTGGAAACTGTCGATGTGCAGGTGCTCGGTGTAGTAGGTGCTGTCGATGCCCAACCGTGCGCCCGCGTCGGCGTAGCACCGGAAGGCGTACAACACGCTGGACTCGAAGTAGGCGTACGCGCCGAGGAAGTACTCGGGTTCCGGGGCGCGGTGGGCGAACCAGTGGAAGACGTTGACGTAGGCCAGACATTCCGCAGGGGCCTCGGCCACGTAGTGAGCCAACTCCGTCGGCATCCCCAGGCCCGCGACCAGCCGCCGATACAGCTCGGCGTGTTCCTGGTCGTTGTTGCCGCAGCCGAACTCGTCGATCAGCACCCGCATCACCGTGTTGCGAGCCTGGCCGGGCAGTCGGGGGATGATCCCCAGATGGGACTGGGACTCCACCAGACCGTCCACGGCGAAGTCCGCGACGACCATCTTGAACTGCTCCAGGCTGGCCTCCTGGGCGAGGAAGCGCTCGTGCTCGCTGGGCCCCTCGCGCTCCTCGAACTCCAGGAGATCGCGCAGCGCCGTCATCAACTCCGGCAGGGATTCGAACGGCGGTGCCTGTGCCACCTCGCGCGCGGCCGCCGGGACCACCCAGCCGCGTTCGAGATCGAGCAGTTCGGCATAGCCCTCGGCGTCGAGCACCCGGTGATTGAGCGCGTAGAGCCGCCGCTGCGGGTCGTCCACCGGCGGTCTCATGCCGGTCTCCGGATGTCGGCGACGGCCAGGTCGGTGCCGATGACGCCCCGGGCGTGCAGCTCCTTCTTGACCGTGCGATACCACTGCTCGTCGAAGATCCCGTAGCGCGCGCAGGCCGCGTCGACCTCGTCCTGATGCGCGCGGGTGGGCTCCCGCAACATCGTGTTGCACAGCTGCGGGTGCAGATTGGCCAGCGGGCCGATGAAGCCGGCCACGCCCTGCTCACCGGCCACGTCGATCAGCAGGTTCTCCCACCCCTCGAAGACCGGGACCGAGTGCGGGGCGGCCACGATGTCGCGGGTCAGCTCCGCAGAACCGCTGGACTCCTTGACCCCGACGACCCCGGGTAGCGCGAAGATCCGCAGCAGGGTCGCCAGCTCGATGGAATTGCCCGACACGGCCGCCTCGTTGTAGACGAACAGCCCGATGTCGACCGATTCCCGCAGCGTCCGGTAGTGCTGGTAGATCTCGGCTTGGCCGATCTCCGAACCGAACGGCGTGGTGACCACGACCGCGTCGACGCCGAGCTCCTTGGCCAAGCGGGCCCGTTCGACGACCTGCGCGGTGGTCGGCAGTTGGATGCCCGCGAACACCGGCAGCCCACGAGCATGGCTGACGGTCGCGGTCACCATCTCCCGCCACTGGCCGGGATCCAGCTGCCAGCCCTCGCCGGAGCTCAGCGTGGGCATCAGCCCGCTGACGTCGGAGTGCAACGACTCGATGAGGCGGTCCACGCTGGCCGCATCCACCCGACCCTGTTCGTCGAGCGGCGTGATCAGTGGAACGATCGTTCCCGCGTACATGTCAGAAGGTCCTCTCCCTGCACACGCAGTGCCAGTGATCGCTGATACAGCTCTTCGAGGGGCTTCGGGAATGCCAGTTCCTCGCCGACCGAGGGCGCCCGGGTCGGTGCGTCGGCGAGATCGAGCAGCCGAGGACTGATCGTCACCAGCTCGCCGCCGTCGGCCAGCACCATGCCCACGGTCAGCCGCTCGATCAGGTCGAGCCCGGTGAGGTTCGCCGCCTGCGCCGCCTCGACGTCCCGGAGTCCATACGGCCTGCGCTGGATGTCCATATCGGTGTGCAGGACGTCCATGAACGGGTAGTAGTCGTCCTGCTCCGCGCGGCCGTATCGCCACACCAACGCATCGCAGCGCCCGACCTGCTCGAAGCTCATCACCACGGTCGAATCGGCGAGTCGCTCGACGAAGAAGTTCTTGCACGCCCGGCGAATCGATTCGTCGAAGGCGTGCATTCCGAGGAACAGGGTGGCGTCGATATGTTCAGCGCGCATAGTCGCTCAACGCCTTCGTCATCGCCGCCATCGCAGCGGCGAACTCCGCGGGCCTGCGGGCCAACGCGATGCGAATGTATCGCTCGCCCTTCTGCGGATCGTCCCAATAGAAGAACGTGCCCGCGAGCACGTAGATCTCGTGCTCGAAGAGACGAGCCTGCAATTCGGTGGAGGTCAGCCCGGGTCGATTGATGCGGAACCAGGCCACGCTGGTGTCGACGACCGGTTCGACATAGTCCAGGACGGTGCCCGACAGGGCGGCCCTGGCGGCGGCACGGTTCTCGCTGATGACATCGCGGACCGAGGCGAAACCATCGTCGATGGAATCCCGGACATAGCTGGTCAGGAAGTTGAGCACGAATGGCGAGACGTTCAGAAGCACGGCGGTGTGAATGTTGTAGATCGCCTCGCGGATGTCCTCGCTAGCGGTGATCATCGCGCATTTCGCGTCCTGCACCGGCCAGGTCTTCCCGGTGTCCTCGATAGCCAGGTAGCTGACCCCCGACTCCTCCAGCATCCGATAGATGTCGACCCGGTCGAGATTCTCCGAGCAGAGCACGAAGGACGCGAAGCAGAAGTCCATGATCAGCAGTTTGTCGTTGTCCTTGCACCACCGGATCAGCTCGGCGAAGCCGCTCGTGCCGTCCTTGAGGAGGGTGAATCCGGTGGGGTTGTTCGGGTCGACCAGATAGACCGCATCGGTCTCGACGGCCGACATCCGCTCGTAGAGGTGGGCGACGTCGTGCAGCGACTCCTCCGGGAAGGAGCTGAGCTCCACGCCCATGTGTCGCAGCAGGTCGATCAGGTTGTCGAAGCACGGAGTCACCAGGGACACCGACATGTTCCGCTGCTGCAGGTACATCGCGGCGACCATGGTCGAGACGCTGGCGGAGTACGACAGCAGCGTCTTGGACATGGCTGCGGCGGTCGGTTGACCGTGCAATTCGAAGAATGCCTTCAGGAATCTCTTCTCGTGAAACTCCTGTAAGGTGTCCTCCGATTCCCGCCACAATTCGGGGAGCTGTCGGACGATCTGCTCCTGGGTCGGCGACTGGCGCTGGTGGGTATGCGCATCGGCGAGATTGTGCTTGGTTCGCAGGGCCTCGATCTCGTGTTGGGTGAGGTCCACGAAACGGCTGACATCGGTGCCCTGTTCCTCGGTGGCGTCCATGAACGCCGTCGTCTCATCGCGAATCACGGGTTGGCTCTCCAATTCGACAACATCAGGTGTGCTCGCATGGCGACGGATCGCAGACTCGCACCAGGGTGCGACCCGGGCAAACTGGACAGGCGGTTGCCGCTATCAATGGCAACGCGCCGCTTGAAATCGACTGCACCCCCGAGAGGGTTCACGGACTAGACACCCCAGTGGTTCCGTGTTCCCGATGCAGTGTGAAATGCCGTCTCAATTGCCGAATCCCTGGTCTGGATTGCGGCGCACGAGTCGACGCTGGTGGCCGTCACCCCCTGGCTTTAACTTCGGACACCGTGTAACCGATCATATAGACGGCTAGCTTCGGCTGTCCACCCGTCAATCTAATGGGTGCTAATTCATCAATTCTGTTTAGGCTGTTCGGGCTAGCGGTTTATCGCTTTTCGGTTACCTGATGGCCGCCTTTTAGATGCGGAGATTTCACGGTTTGATCGGAGAAACGAATGTAAGAAAAAAATGATTGATTGGCGGTTCAACGGTCGGCGAGTTTCATGACGGGTCAATCGTGCAGGCGGCGTTCTCGGGGGCGAGCGACCCGCAGCCGATCGGGCAATCGGCGGTATCGCCTGCCCCGAGGCCCTCGTACCGTCCTCTCCGGACGGTGCATACGTCGGTATGGATGCCGCCGAATGCCCGATCCTCGTTCCACCAGACAGCGAGGAGCTGACCGCCATGCGCCGTACCACTCGACTCGGCACGACTCTGCTTGCCGCCCTCGCCGCGACGCTGGTCGCGGTCGGCCTCGCCCCCTCGGCCGCCGCCCACAGCAGGGCCGAGGCCATCGAAGTGGGCTGTGGCACGGGATTCGTCGTCGTCAACGACGGGGTCCGCCAGGTGACCACACCCTCCGGTGCGACCTGGGGCGAGGTCTACCTGACCTACAACAACGCCACCGGACAGAACTGCGTCGTCACCAACAAGACCTCCCACCACGGCACGGCCACCCGCACGGTGGCCAATCTCTACGTGCAGCAGTCCGGCGGCACCGTGCGGACGTACTCGGATTCCGGGAGCTACAGCCACTACGCCAACGTCACCGCGTCGGGGGCCGCTGCCTGCGTGCTCTACGACGGTCACATCTGGGACGCCTCGGGCCGGGTGTTGGCCTCCGGCGGCCGCGAGACCTGGGGAAACTGCGGCTGATCCCGAGCGTGGCGGAATGATCGATCCGACCGCAGACGAGATCGGTCAGGGCTGCGGTTGATCCGAATGGCCTAGTTGTGCGGAAATCACGGGGGTGCTGGCTACCCCATGAACCCGGGTGCGCACTCCATCGTGGGTGTGATCGCGTTCGCGGATGCTTGGGGAGCCAGACAACGCGAACCCCGCAACGCCAACAAGGAGATTCTCGATCATGTTCGATCACCGCCAGCAGCAGTCACGAGCAGTCCGTCGTGCGGCGGCTCGGCGACGGGGCGTCGCCACGACGGTCGCCTCGATCGCCGCCGTGGCCTGCCTGGCCTCGTGCGGCAACGCGCCCTGGGATTGGGAGCAGGGCTCTGCGTCCGACAGCGGTGCGTCGCAACAGGACGGCGCCTTAGAACAGAACGACGCGTTGCAACAGGACCTGGACGGCGTCGTCGACTCCCTCGGCGTCCCGGCGGCCCTGGCGTCGGTGCGTAACTCCGAGGGCGAGGTGCAGGACTACACCGCCGGAGTGGGCGACATCGAGACCGACGCGCCGGTGCCGGTGGATGGGCAGGTGCGTATCGGCAGCAGCACCAAGACTTTCGTTGCCGTGGTGTTGATGCAGTTGGTGGCCGAGGGATCGGTGGACCTCGACGCCTCCGTCGAGACCTATCTGCCCGGCGTCGTACAGGGCGAGGGAGTCGACGGCAACGCCATCACCGTCCGCCAGTTGTTGCAGCACACCAGCGGAATCCCCAACTTCACCGCGTTCATGAATCCGGACTTCTTCGCCACCCGCGACACCTACTACGAGCCCACAGAACTCCTGGATCTCGCTCTCGCGGAGCCCGCCGCCTTCGAACCGGGTGCGAAAGCGGAGTACAGCAACACCAACTACGTCATCGCGGGTCTGATCATCGAGCAGGTGACCGGCGGGACCGTTGCCGAGGAGATCACCAGTCGCGTCATCGAGCCCGCCGAGCTGACCAAGACCTACTTCCCGGCGCCGCGCGACAAGGAGATCGAGGGCGAGCACCCCAAGGGCTATCACCCCACCGCCGAGGACGGTTCGCTGGGCGACATCACCTCGATCGACCCGTCGATGGCCTGGGCGGCCGGGCAGATCGTCTCCACGCCCAGCGACGTGAGCCGGTTCTACACCGCTCTCCTGGCGGGCGACCTCGTCGAAGCGGAACAGCTCGCGGAGATGCAGACCACCGTCGAGGCGAGCGACCTGCCGGGCACGGAGTACGGGCTCGGCCTGATGCGCAACGAGCTGAGCTGCGGCGGCGTCCGCTGGGGCCACGACGGCAACTTCCCCGGCTACTCGATCAGCAACGGGGCCACCGAGGACGGCCGGTCCGCCGCGATCGCGGTCACCTCGCTGCCCACCTCCGAGGAAGCCCTGAGCGCGGGCGGTGAACTGGTCGACACCGCTCTCTGCGGCTCCTGACCACGCTGGGAACGGGCGGTTGAGCGAGCGATCCTCGTCTCACCCGTCCGTTTCGGCGTGCGCGCGCATCGGCGGGCGGTTCACCACAGGGACGGCACATCCCAGGCGGTGCGCACCCGTTCCTCGGTGAGTACCTCGGCGGGTTCGCCCTGCGCGACCAAGCTGCCCCCGTGGAGCAGCAGGCAGTGATCCGAGGCGCGGGCGACGGCCAGATCGTGGGTGACCCGCAGGACGGTGGTGCCCGCCTCGGCCGTCTCGCGCAACGCCTCGTCGATGCGGTTGCGTGCCGTCATGTCGAGCCCGGCCGCCGGTTCGTCGAGTAACAGCACCTCGCTGCGCTGCGCCAGGCCCTGGGCCACCAGCGCCCGTTGCCGCTGGCCGCCGGACAGGGCACCCAACCGGCGGTCGGCCAGGTCGTGGATGTCCAAGCGGACCAGGCAGTCCTCGACGATCGCGCGGTCGTCCCTGGTCAATCTGCGCCACGGGCCGCGCTGCGCCCAGCGACCCATCTCCACGGTGGCCCGCACGGTGATCGGCAGCGTGTCGGACACCGCGCTGCGCTGCACCACATACGCCGGACGTCGGCTGTCGCGCCGCGTCACGGTGCCGCTGCTCGTCGGCAGGATGCCTGCGATCACATTGAGCAGCGAGGACTTCCCCGCGCCGTTGGCGCCCACCACGGCGGTGATGCGCGAGCGCGGGATCTCGGCGCTGACCTCGTGAAGCACCTGGTGCGCGCCGTAACTC
This Actinoalloteichus hymeniacidonis DNA region includes the following protein-coding sequences:
- the aztA gene encoding zinc ABC transporter ATP-binding protein AztA, with the translated sequence MPQITLSEVSASYGAHQVLHEVSAEIPRSRITAVVGANGAGKSSLLNVIAGILPTSSGTVTRRDSRRPAYVVQRSAVSDTLPITVRATVEMGRWAQRGPWRRLTRDDRAIVEDCLVRLDIHDLADRRLGALSGGQRQRALVAQGLAQRSEVLLLDEPAAGLDMTARNRIDEALRETAEAGTTVLRVTHDLAVARASDHCLLLHGGSLVAQGEPAEVLTEERVRTAWDVPSLW
- a CDS encoding DMT family transporter, yielding MYLALLATALLAGCLLAVQASVNLQLNAAIKTPYGASTVQLIVATVLLAILAIAVGTIGALALIPDVTWWHLLGGLASPLYITSGILLFPRLGALAAAGLFVTGQVFASLALDLFGLLGVPQQPLTPGIVLGALVVLAGIVAIIGRPKPPAPVPTAAAAESTTSGKSLGAAVKAPAAPSPVAGIGWIALGIVAGAVLPIQGAINGRLRADLEAPITVALFSFIVASITIAIVLLVMLALRRTPRPQFAPLSRMPWWGWLGGACAAAYVTATFLLIPEIGAATTIALTVTGQQLFSALIDHFGLFRMPRRTPTLRRGIGLVLLIAGSVLVQLT
- a CDS encoding TetR/AcrR family transcriptional regulator translates to MVTDDHAGSSNGLRPHTAAPPEDHRVNLLAEDPSDRRQERADAARNRARVLEAAERLFSERDPRTVTMRDIARAAKVGRATLYRRYPDPAAVAVALLDEHERILQDRLISGPPPLGPGCAPTDRLIAFIEAMLDLVDRHLHLALRAETGASRLNTGAYRFFRSHVRSLVREADVGSPEAMADILLAPLAPDVYEFQRGRIGLTKAEILDSLTLVARRTMTVP
- a CDS encoding dihydrodipicolinate synthase family protein — encoded protein: MYAGTIVPLITPLDEQGRVDAASVDRLIESLHSDVSGLMPTLSSGEGWQLDPGQWREMVTATVSHARGLPVFAGIQLPTTAQVVERARLAKELGVDAVVVTTPFGSEIGQAEIYQHYRTLRESVDIGLFVYNEAAVSGNSIELATLLRIFALPGVVGVKESSGSAELTRDIVAAPHSVPVFEGWENLLIDVAGEQGVAGFIGPLANLHPQLCNTMLREPTRAHQDEVDAACARYGIFDEQWYRTVKKELHARGVIGTDLAVADIRRPA
- a CDS encoding DUF6190 family protein, with product MRAEHIDATLFLGMHAFDESIRRACKNFFVERLADSTVVMSFEQVGRCDALVWRYGRAEQDDYYPFMDVLHTDMDIQRRPYGLRDVEAAQAANLTGLDLIERLTVGMVLADGGELVTISPRLLDLADAPTRAPSVGEELAFPKPLEELYQRSLALRVQGEDLLTCTRERSFH
- a CDS encoding MBL fold metallo-hydrolase, producing the protein MLSNFRESYRAAPDVHVLPSHLPLGGLGLLPVNAFLITGSEPVLIDTGLAVDRAHFENALWSLVDPRDLRWIFITHDDRDHCGNLKEVLMAAPQATVITNALSVSRLGEEWDVPRHRVRTVNPGRTIELGNRGFSLLRPPSYDSPSTIGVYDHRSTALFTADSFGTVLPEMVEDSRDADRDEFLQGMALFTRANAPWTALADQAKWDRSLDEIRRLGPATVLSSHSPTAHDRTQELIETVLAVPSMDPWLPEEDLEVEAVLARYEQQGGFTEPAPSADNPAAPHPSERTTP
- a CDS encoding Rieske (2Fe-2S) protein; this translates as MRRGSVVVRQIGPDEILVETPERRVIAASECPHRKGRMRFGRVDPKRMSITCPLHYSTFDLLTGQQLSGPPCGPLRVSVAEHESPR
- a CDS encoding aminotransferase class I/II-fold pyridoxal phosphate-dependent enzyme; this translates as MIRDETTAFMDATEEQGTDVSRFVDLTQHEIEALRTKHNLADAHTHQRQSPTQEQIVRQLPELWRESEDTLQEFHEKRFLKAFFELHGQPTAAAMSKTLLSYSASVSTMVAAMYLQQRNMSVSLVTPCFDNLIDLLRHMGVELSSFPEESLHDVAHLYERMSAVETDAVYLVDPNNPTGFTLLKDGTSGFAELIRWCKDNDKLLIMDFCFASFVLCSENLDRVDIYRMLEESGVSYLAIEDTGKTWPVQDAKCAMITASEDIREAIYNIHTAVLLNVSPFVLNFLTSYVRDSIDDGFASVRDVISENRAAARAALSGTVLDYVEPVVDTSVAWFRINRPGLTSTELQARLFEHEIYVLAGTFFYWDDPQKGERYIRIALARRPAEFAAAMAAMTKALSDYAR
- a CDS encoding serine hydrolase domain-containing protein: MFDHRQQQSRAVRRAAARRRGVATTVASIAAVACLASCGNAPWDWEQGSASDSGASQQDGALEQNDALQQDLDGVVDSLGVPAALASVRNSEGEVQDYTAGVGDIETDAPVPVDGQVRIGSSTKTFVAVVLMQLVAEGSVDLDASVETYLPGVVQGEGVDGNAITVRQLLQHTSGIPNFTAFMNPDFFATRDTYYEPTELLDLALAEPAAFEPGAKAEYSNTNYVIAGLIIEQVTGGTVAEEITSRVIEPAELTKTYFPAPRDKEIEGEHPKGYHPTAEDGSLGDITSIDPSMAWAAGQIVSTPSDVSRFYTALLAGDLVEAEQLAEMQTTVEASDLPGTEYGLGLMRNELSCGGVRWGHDGNFPGYSISNGATEDGRSAAIAVTSLPTSEEALSAGGELVDTALCGS
- a CDS encoding iron-containing redox enzyme family protein; the protein is MRPPVDDPQRRLYALNHRVLDAEGYAELLDLERGWVVPAAAREVAQAPPFESLPELMTALRDLLEFEEREGPSEHERFLAQEASLEQFKMVVADFAVDGLVESQSHLGIIPRLPGQARNTVMRVLIDEFGCGNNDQEHAELYRRLVAGLGMPTELAHYVAEAPAECLAYVNVFHWFAHRAPEPEYFLGAYAYFESSVLYAFRCYADAGARLGIDSTYYTEHLHIDSFHSTQMRSAIYALQRERPVELAKVWAGVQLTSRIVAEATEASFGRARQRVPA